A portion of the Micromonospora vinacea genome contains these proteins:
- the chvE gene encoding multiple monosaccharide ABC transporter substrate-binding protein — MGRKFLVALGGAALALSLAACSGGGAGSGEKSGDEKPSDLTIGVSMPTQTSERWIADGNAVKSKLEAKGYKVDLQYAGDDIPTQSQQVDQMITQGADVLILAAIDGTALSSQLQAAAAAKIPVISYDRLIRGSKDVDFYVSFDNYKVGVAQGTALLVGLGLLNKDGSKGTAKGPLNVELFAGSLDDNNTQYFFGGAMDTLKPFIEDGTLVVKSKQTTPEQVAILRWQQETAQKRMENLLTSSYNDGSKVDGVLSPYDGISRGIITALQNAGYGKGAKKLPVVTGQDAEIASIKLINDGVQSSTVFKDTRLLAEQAVNAAEAFLQKKQPQANDTKTYNNGVKVVPAYLLPIATVYKDDIKATLIDSGYWTAEEVAAGQAKK, encoded by the coding sequence GTGGGCAGGAAATTCCTGGTTGCTCTCGGCGGCGCCGCACTGGCGCTGAGTTTGGCGGCGTGCAGCGGCGGGGGTGCGGGCAGCGGTGAGAAGTCCGGCGACGAGAAGCCCAGCGATCTGACCATCGGTGTCTCGATGCCGACGCAGACCTCGGAGCGGTGGATCGCCGACGGCAACGCGGTGAAGTCGAAGCTCGAGGCCAAGGGCTACAAGGTCGACCTCCAGTACGCCGGCGACGACATCCCCACGCAGTCGCAGCAGGTCGACCAGATGATCACCCAGGGTGCGGACGTCCTGATCCTCGCGGCGATCGACGGCACCGCGCTCAGCAGCCAGCTGCAGGCCGCCGCGGCCGCGAAGATCCCGGTCATCTCCTACGACCGTCTGATCCGTGGCAGCAAGGACGTCGACTTCTACGTCAGCTTCGACAACTACAAGGTTGGCGTCGCCCAGGGCACCGCGCTGCTCGTCGGTCTCGGCCTGCTGAACAAGGACGGCTCGAAGGGCACGGCCAAGGGGCCGCTGAACGTCGAGCTCTTCGCCGGGTCGCTGGATGACAACAACACCCAGTACTTCTTCGGTGGCGCGATGGACACGCTGAAGCCGTTCATCGAGGACGGCACGCTGGTCGTCAAGTCCAAGCAGACCACCCCCGAGCAGGTAGCCATCCTGCGGTGGCAGCAGGAGACCGCGCAGAAGCGGATGGAGAACCTGCTCACCTCCAGCTACAACGACGGCTCGAAGGTCGACGGGGTGCTCTCGCCGTACGACGGCATCTCCCGCGGCATCATCACCGCCCTGCAGAACGCCGGCTACGGCAAGGGCGCGAAGAAGCTCCCGGTGGTGACCGGCCAGGACGCGGAGATCGCCTCCATCAAGCTGATCAACGACGGCGTGCAGAGCTCCACGGTCTTCAAGGACACCCGACTGCTGGCCGAGCAGGCCGTGAACGCCGCCGAGGCGTTCCTGCAGAAGAAGCAGCCGCAGGCCAACGACACCAAGACGTACAACAACGGCGTCAAGGTCGTCCCGGCGTACCTGCTGCCGATCGCGACCGTCTACAAGGATGACATCAAGGCGACGCTGATCGACTCCGGCTACTGGACGGCGGAAGAGGTCGCCGCCGGTCAGGCCAAGAAGTAA
- the mmsA gene encoding multiple monosaccharide ABC transporter ATP-binding protein translates to MDDTILEMRRITKTFPGVTALEDVTLAVRRGEIHAICGENGAGKSTLMKVLSGVYPSGSYDGEILFDGKPMQFRGIRDSEANGIVIIHQELALVPYLSIAENIFLGNERRGRSGLIDWNFANAEAAKLLASVGLHENPVTPVIQLGVGKQQLVEIAKALSKKVRLLILDEPTAALNDIDSAHLLDLLRALKEQGITCIMISHKLNEITAIADSTTVIRDGRAVETLDMKSDDVNQQRIIRGMVGRDLDSFYPDRESSPGDEVLRIEDWTVRHPVQDRMVVEGVGLSVRAGEVVGIAGLMGAGRTELAMSVFGRSYGRDIRGRLFVHGREVQARTVAEAIDNGIAYVTEDRKRYGLNLIDDVRRNVSAAALDRLSCLGWVNGNEEIKVAETSRKEMNIRTPSVMAVVGKLSGGNQQKVVLSKWLFTDPDVLILDEPTRGIDVGAKYEIYTIINRLVAAGKAVIVISSELPELLGMCDRIYTLAAGRITGEMPVAEATQESLMELMTKDKELVG, encoded by the coding sequence ATGGACGACACCATCCTCGAGATGCGTCGCATCACCAAGACCTTCCCCGGCGTGACCGCGCTGGAGGACGTCACCCTCGCAGTGCGCCGCGGGGAGATCCACGCCATCTGTGGTGAGAACGGCGCCGGCAAGTCCACCCTGATGAAGGTGCTGTCCGGCGTCTACCCGTCCGGCTCGTACGACGGCGAGATCCTCTTCGACGGCAAGCCGATGCAGTTCCGTGGCATCCGCGACAGCGAGGCCAACGGCATCGTCATCATCCACCAGGAGCTCGCCCTGGTGCCGTACCTGTCGATCGCGGAGAACATCTTCCTCGGCAACGAGCGGCGCGGTCGCAGCGGGCTCATCGACTGGAACTTCGCCAACGCCGAAGCGGCGAAGCTGCTGGCGTCCGTCGGGCTGCACGAGAACCCGGTCACCCCGGTCATCCAGCTGGGTGTCGGCAAGCAGCAGCTGGTGGAGATCGCCAAGGCGCTGTCGAAGAAGGTGCGCCTGCTCATCCTGGACGAGCCGACCGCCGCGCTCAACGACATCGACTCGGCGCACCTGCTCGACCTGTTGCGGGCACTCAAGGAGCAGGGCATCACCTGCATCATGATCTCGCACAAGCTCAACGAGATCACCGCCATCGCCGACTCGACCACTGTCATCCGTGACGGGCGCGCGGTGGAGACCCTCGACATGAAGTCCGACGACGTGAACCAGCAGCGGATCATCCGGGGCATGGTCGGCCGCGACCTGGACAGCTTCTACCCCGACCGCGAGTCGTCCCCCGGCGACGAGGTCCTCCGCATCGAGGACTGGACGGTGCGGCACCCGGTCCAGGACCGGATGGTCGTCGAGGGCGTCGGCCTGTCCGTACGCGCCGGTGAGGTCGTCGGCATCGCCGGCCTCATGGGGGCCGGGCGGACCGAGCTGGCCATGAGCGTGTTCGGTCGGTCCTACGGGCGTGACATCCGGGGCCGGCTCTTCGTCCACGGGCGGGAGGTGCAGGCGCGCACCGTCGCCGAGGCGATCGACAACGGCATCGCCTACGTCACCGAGGACCGCAAGCGCTACGGCCTCAACCTCATCGACGACGTGCGGCGCAACGTGTCCGCCGCCGCGTTGGACCGGCTGTCCTGCCTGGGCTGGGTGAACGGCAACGAGGAGATCAAGGTTGCCGAGACGAGCCGCAAGGAGATGAACATCCGGACGCCGAGCGTCATGGCGGTGGTCGGCAAGCTCTCCGGCGGCAACCAGCAGAAGGTCGTCCTGTCGAAGTGGCTGTTCACCGACCCGGACGTGCTGATCCTCGACGAACCCACCCGCGGGATCGACGTCGGCGCCAAGTACGAGATCTACACGATCATCAACCGGCTGGTGGCCGCCGGTAAGGCGGTGATCGTCATCTCCTCCGAGCTGCCGGAGCTGCTCGGAATGTGCGACCGCATCTACACCCTCGCTGCCGGCCGGATCACCGGCGAGATGCCGGTGGCCGAGGCGACTCAGGAGAGCCTCATGGAGCTGATGACCAAGGACAAGGAGCTCGTCGGATGA
- the mmsB gene encoding multiple monosaccharide ABC transporter permease: protein MTSIKTPSTERPTPPDSTPTAALHSGTSDLRALVLNNLRQSGIYVALVVIVALFAVLTDGVLLSPGNITNIVLQYSYILVLAIGMVILIIGGHIDLSVGSIVALTGAVSAVLVIQQGHPWWIGIVAALAVGLAVGAWHGFWVAYAGIPAFIVTLAGMLLFRGLTLRVLDNISLSPFPSEYQQVAAGFLNGLLGGQGFDAFTLLIGAIAVAGYAVSGFRTRVARIRYQQPVESFPLFVARVVLVGAVLMYFAWQLAHARGLPIVLIILAVLVLVYGLLTRRTVFGRQVYAIGGNLSAAALSGVKVRTVNFWMFVNMGFLAAVAGVIYSSRSNGAQPAAGNMFELDAIAAAFIGGAAVTGGVGTVVGAMVGGLIMAVMSNGMQLMGIDQSTQSVVKGLVLLVAVAFDVYNKRRAGTAR, encoded by the coding sequence ATGACAAGCATCAAGACCCCTTCGACGGAGCGCCCCACGCCGCCGGACAGCACGCCCACCGCCGCCCTGCACAGCGGGACGAGCGACCTGCGGGCGCTGGTGTTGAACAACCTGCGGCAGAGCGGGATCTACGTCGCCCTGGTCGTCATCGTCGCGCTCTTCGCGGTCCTGACCGACGGGGTGTTGCTGAGCCCCGGCAACATCACCAACATCGTCCTCCAGTACTCGTACATTCTGGTCCTCGCGATCGGGATGGTCATCCTGATCATCGGCGGGCACATCGACCTGTCGGTCGGATCGATCGTCGCGCTCACCGGGGCGGTCTCCGCCGTCCTGGTGATCCAGCAGGGCCATCCCTGGTGGATCGGCATCGTGGCCGCGCTGGCCGTCGGCCTCGCGGTCGGCGCCTGGCACGGGTTCTGGGTGGCGTACGCCGGCATTCCGGCCTTCATCGTGACCCTGGCCGGCATGCTGCTGTTCCGGGGTCTCACCCTGCGGGTGCTCGACAACATCTCGCTGTCGCCGTTCCCGTCCGAGTACCAGCAGGTCGCGGCGGGCTTCCTCAACGGCCTGCTCGGCGGGCAGGGCTTCGACGCCTTCACGTTGCTGATCGGCGCCATCGCCGTGGCCGGCTACGCGGTGAGCGGCTTCCGCACCCGCGTGGCGCGTATCCGCTACCAGCAGCCCGTCGAGTCGTTCCCGCTCTTCGTCGCCCGGGTCGTGCTGGTCGGCGCGGTCCTCATGTACTTCGCCTGGCAGTTGGCGCACGCCCGAGGGCTGCCGATCGTGCTGATCATCCTGGCGGTCCTGGTGCTGGTCTACGGCCTGCTCACCCGGCGTACCGTCTTCGGTCGCCAGGTCTACGCGATCGGCGGCAACCTGTCGGCGGCGGCGCTGTCCGGGGTGAAGGTCCGCACCGTCAACTTCTGGATGTTCGTCAACATGGGCTTCCTGGCGGCGGTGGCTGGCGTCATCTACTCGTCGCGGTCGAACGGCGCCCAGCCCGCCGCCGGCAACATGTTCGAGCTGGACGCGATCGCCGCGGCCTTCATCGGCGGCGCGGCTGTCACCGGTGGCGTGGGCACCGTGGTGGGCGCGATGGTCGGTGGTCTGATCATGGCGGTGATGAGCAACGGCATGCAGCTGATGGGCATCGACCAGTCGACCCAGTCGGTGGTGAAGGGTCTCGTCCTGCTCGTCGCGGTCGCCTTCGACGTCTACAACAAGCGTCGAGCCGGCACGGCCCGCTGA
- a CDS encoding DUF3103 family protein produces MHPRSIRLAALSLALAAATLIAATPAQARPAGTIPAADVTPSDTGPVYSATDRLAREVAGALADSATRGRVLAGTTAGPVDLLRARLGSRADRAAQAANEAVLAAKGLPAATGSVLQLRLASSATKAASAALPLVAAASTDDAMTSVAAYDPAGARILLDPVRVPGRAVLVVEVNVARAMEQGLAQVRQELADRGLTGARAARTTQAGYWATKVNAIRLSNDQETWIKGSAEIFNVVAGFGLDGQPTVNVVEMPYLDNDGTVYYPNQLLVHFNTYKYNLADVVMWEDDGDTNYRDLATALITALLTIVDYGTYTPLVTAIINAMPASWWTDDPDYVDSWYTLSTGSSGRLNGAAANGWMDVTPYWVQQL; encoded by the coding sequence ATGCATCCCCGTTCGATCCGGCTCGCCGCGTTGTCGCTGGCACTGGCGGCAGCCACCCTGATCGCCGCGACCCCCGCCCAGGCCCGTCCTGCCGGCACCATCCCGGCCGCCGACGTCACCCCGTCCGACACCGGCCCGGTCTACTCGGCGACCGACCGACTCGCCCGCGAGGTGGCCGGTGCGCTCGCCGATTCCGCCACCCGGGGCCGAGTGCTCGCCGGCACGACCGCCGGTCCGGTGGATCTGCTGCGTGCCCGGTTGGGCTCCCGGGCGGACCGTGCCGCCCAGGCCGCCAACGAGGCGGTGCTGGCGGCGAAGGGCCTCCCGGCAGCAACCGGTTCCGTGCTGCAACTCCGGCTCGCGAGCTCCGCCACCAAGGCTGCGTCTGCGGCCCTTCCGCTCGTGGCGGCGGCCTCGACCGATGATGCGATGACCAGCGTGGCCGCGTACGACCCGGCGGGCGCACGGATTCTGCTGGACCCGGTCCGGGTGCCCGGCCGCGCGGTGCTGGTGGTCGAGGTCAACGTGGCCAGGGCGATGGAGCAGGGTCTCGCGCAGGTACGGCAGGAGTTGGCCGACCGAGGGCTGACCGGCGCGCGGGCTGCCCGGACGACGCAGGCCGGCTACTGGGCCACCAAGGTCAACGCCATCCGGCTCAGCAACGACCAGGAGACCTGGATCAAGGGCAGTGCGGAGATCTTCAACGTCGTGGCCGGGTTCGGGCTCGACGGCCAGCCGACGGTCAACGTCGTGGAGATGCCCTACCTGGACAACGACGGCACGGTCTACTACCCCAACCAACTGCTGGTCCACTTCAACACCTACAAGTACAACCTGGCCGACGTGGTGATGTGGGAGGACGACGGCGACACCAACTACCGCGACCTGGCCACGGCACTGATCACCGCCTTGCTGACCATCGTCGACTACGGCACCTACACCCCGCTGGTCACCGCGATCATCAACGCGATGCCGGCCAGTTGGTGGACCGACGACCCGGATTACGTCGACTCCTGGTACACCCTCAGCACCGGCAGCTCCGGCCGGCTCAACGGTGCGGCCGCCAACGGCTGGATGGACGTCACCCCGTACTGGGTGCAGCAGCTCTGA